The proteins below are encoded in one region of Mya arenaria isolate MELC-2E11 chromosome 15, ASM2691426v1:
- the LOC128219786 gene encoding uncharacterized protein LOC128219786 has product MDLTWIFTSLLCVLTVDWSQAACDQSTLTSEATQNCVMGFASYISQASSSMSDPSQMATVFCSAEGQSAIACMFPLMEQCPELMANMGDGAMVMPSQAELQMACSQIDPSGPCMTAMTCLSSASQATSTVIDEVFRPANNLTYLPPLMGMSCSQMKEQFNCITPEVEEQCEAIPNQIKQMITLINGELPDGIVYPEYDVLKTFISTGCTEVPEDMATNKCVHDKFESAAFTECMSKVKTDFKTPMEMKGCGATDARLMCLKESVETCGKRYYTALATKGDHFLTMNLFTCDRSTSAAPVARLSAAAWLVAVVAALLL; this is encoded by the exons ATGGATTTAACCTGGATTTTTACTTCGCTTCTGT GCGTTCTGACGGTGGACTGGTCTCAGGCCGCATGCGACCAGAGCACTTTGACGAGTGAAGCGACGCAGAACTGTGTAATGGGTTTCGCCAGCTATATCAGCCAGGCATCGAGTTCCATGTCGGATCCCAGTCAGATGGCCACCGTCTTCTGTTC GGCGGAGGGACAGAGCGCAATCGCGTGCATGTTTCCCCTAATGGAGCAGTGTCCGGAACTCATGGCGAACATGGGAGATGGGGCGATGGTGATGCCCTCTCAAGCGGAACTTCAAATGGCCTGTTCTCAGATTGATCCTTCAG GCCCTTGCATGACAGCGATGACGTGCCTATCCAGCGCTTCTCAGGCGACCAGCACGGTTATTGACGAAGTTTTTAGACCAGCTAACAACCTGACCTACCTCCCCCCTCTTATGGGAATGTCCTGCag TCAGATGAAGGAGCAGTTCAACTGTATAACACCTGAAGTGGAGGAACAGTGTGAAGCTATCCCTAACCAGATCAAGCAAATGATCACCTTAATCAACGGCGAATTGCCTGATGGTATCGTCTATCCCGAGTACGACGTATTGAAAACGTTCATCAGCACCGGATGCACAGAAGTCCCTGAAG ACATGGCTACCAACAAGTGCGTACATGACAAGTTTGAGTCGGCTGCATTTACGGAGTGTATGTCAAAAGTGAAAACCGACTTCAAAACTCCAATGGAAATGAAGGGCTGCGG AGCCACGGATGCCCGGCTCATGTGCCTCAAAGAATCTGTTGAGACATGTGGCAAGAGGTATTACACCGCCCTGGCCACCAAAGGAGACCACTTTCTCACGATGAATCTCTTCACGTGTGACCGTTCCACGAGCGCCGCCCCGGTCGCCCGACTGTCTGCCGCTGCTTGGCTTGTAGCTGTAGTTGCTGCCCTTCTATTGTAG